Proteins encoded by one window of Antechinus flavipes isolate AdamAnt ecotype Samford, QLD, Australia chromosome 4, AdamAnt_v2, whole genome shotgun sequence:
- the LOC127560290 gene encoding flavin-containing monooxygenase 5-like codes for MTVKKIAIIGAGVSGLGAIKSCLEEGLEPTCFEESFDIGGVWRYEEKSETGKPSIYQSVTSNSSKEMTSFSDYPFPDHYPNFLHNSKMMDYVRMYAKHFDLLKYIHFLSKVSSVRKCSDFSSTGQWNVVVEADGKQETYIFDGIMICSGQYSDPHLPLECFPGIKKFTGSYFHSHEYKNPEKFKGKRILVIGLGNTGADVSSELSHVAQQVFLSTRRGSWIWYRIWDNGNPLDTVLFTRFKTIIKKCLNDSIINKLAEDKLNTRFDHAVYGLQPLHRFINHQPTFSDDLPSHIIAGRLLVKANVKEFTETTAIFEDGTEESIDVVIFATGYTFSFPFLDNDSAVLDSQQSLFKYVFPPQLEKPTLAFIGIIQPVGATIPTSEMQSRWATRVFKGLNKLPSVSDMMTEIKWMRNDLKNKFVPSLRDERRVQYIEYMDEIALEIGVKPSVLSLFFSDPKLALNIFFGPCTPYQYRLQGPGKWAGAREAILTQRERIIKPLRTRIVSDDQLPFSVPFWFLSVSMAFLLFLS; via the exons ATGACAGTGAAAAAAATTGCCATCATTGGAGCTGGAGTGAGTGGATTAGGTGCTATTAAGAGCTGTCTAGAAGAAGGACTGGAACCCACTTGCTTTGAAGAAAGTTTTGACATTGGAGGAGTCTGGAGATATGAA gaaaaatcagaaactggAAAGCCTAGTATCTACCAATCTGTGACCAGTAACAGCTCTAAAGAGATGACATCCTTTAGTGATTATCCATTTCCTGATCATTATCCTAACTTCTTGCACAATTCCAAAATGATGGATTATGTTAGGATGTATGCCAAACATTTTGATCTCCTGAAATATATTCACTTTTTG tCAAAAGTGAGCAGCGTAAGGAAATGTTCTGATTTCTCTTCCACTGGCCAGTGGAATGTTGTGGTAGAGGCTGATGGGAAACAGGAAACCTACATCTTTGATGGAATCATGATTTGCAGTGGTCAGTATAGTGACCCCCATTTGCCACTGGAATGCTTTCCAG GCATCAAGAAATTCACAGGCTCCTATTTCCATAGTCATGAGTACAAGAATCCAGAGAAATTTAAGGGGAAGAGAATCCTTGTGATTGGTCTTGGAAATACTGGAGCAGATGTGTCCAGTGAGCTCAGTCATGTAGCTCAACAG gTATTCCTCAGCACACGACGAGGATCATGGATCTGGTACCGCATTTGGGATAATGGGAATCCATTGGATACTGTACTCTTCACACGCTTTAAGACTATCATCAAAAAATGTCTAAACGACTCTATTATCAACAAATTGGCAGAAGATAAATTAAACACAAGATTTGACCATGCTGTGTATGGTCTTCAGCCTCTTCATAG GTTTATAAATCATCAACCTACTTTTAGTGATGATTTGCCTAGCCACATAATTGCTGGAAGACTATTGGTAAAAgcaaatgtgaaagaattcactgaaacAACTGCCATCTTTGAAGATGGTACTGAAGAAAGCATTGATGTTGTTATCTTTGCCACTGGATatacattttcctttcctttcctggaTAATGATTCAGCAGTCTTAGATAGCCAGCAGTCTCTATTTAAATATGTCTTCCCTCCTCAACTCGAAAAACCAACACTAGCATTCATTGGTATAATCCAGCCAGTAGGAGCTACTATTCCAACATCAGAAATGCAGAGCCGATGGGCCACACGTGTGTTCAAAG GGCTGAACAAATTACCTTCAGTGAGTGACATGATGACTGAAATCAAGTGGATGAGAAATGATCTGAAAAATAA GTTTGTACCAAGTCTTCGTGATGAACGCCGAGTTCAATACATTGAGTACATGGATGAAATTGCCTTGGAAATAGGAGTAAAGCCCAGTgtgctttctctcttcttttcagaTCCTAAGCTGGCCTTAAACATTTTCTTTGGTCCTTGTACTCCATACCAGTACCGCCTGCAGGGACCTGGAAAATGGGCAGGAGCTAGGGAAGCCATTTTGACTCAGAGAGAACGCATCATCAAACCCTTGAGAACTCGAATTGTCAGTGATGACCAACTTCCATTCTCTGTGCCATTTTGGTTTTTAAGTGTCAGTAtggccttcttgctgttcttATCTTAG